Proteins co-encoded in one Halorussus vallis genomic window:
- a CDS encoding HEAT repeat domain-containing protein encodes MGVDRWLEFHSRTPVDEELVRRVCGAFASRGGEFLGDEPLEEVLAEPLDRDGRWFDFRFDRHGTFRCAVSAFPGSPRLRVHVPNRAANLTFLSVVELGAAVFDAGEFAFGRLATEYEHFPGDELTAELWTSSSPVLYYGPELVADLGRERLLDAPGLASRAEPDGNVVLATAPSVHGSDVPFREYLTDEYAVAPCDTGRLPDGDVDADLPDDIFGLLSHLDGWGAEAAYDSLAGEGERAVSWLTDRLSADRPRVRASAAASLALLRRGKSSGTGHASVGTRTDDNPKYRAATAAAATLAGDGGEAGSTLSTLLSDADPKVRRAAAESLDADEANARASALFAMLTDDSSPAVRTAAACALRAVPDEEAIRRLGVALRDDSSPLVRAAAADALGRSFYDLDDGVLATVARRILRSDSEPRVRAAVLWMARHELPLPFVLDALETESGVVRETAVDIVAEGAATVRRTPDLRGADNFRENVRTHLDRVAALLADGDPVVQTTAVTALAVAATDDPETVDRLATRLAESSDRPTRGGLRQALRLASAERSTGRFGDYLGLGDEWPRDVGYRRRATTCRHRFR; translated from the coding sequence ATGGGCGTCGACCGCTGGCTGGAATTCCACTCCCGTACCCCCGTCGACGAGGAACTCGTCCGCCGCGTCTGTGGAGCGTTCGCCTCCCGCGGTGGGGAGTTCCTCGGCGACGAACCTCTCGAAGAGGTCCTCGCCGAACCGCTCGACCGGGACGGTCGGTGGTTCGATTTCCGGTTCGACCGGCATGGGACGTTCCGGTGCGCCGTCTCCGCCTTCCCTGGGTCGCCGCGGCTTCGCGTCCACGTTCCGAACCGTGCGGCGAACCTGACGTTCCTGTCGGTCGTCGAACTGGGTGCGGCGGTCTTCGACGCCGGCGAGTTCGCGTTCGGTCGACTCGCGACCGAGTACGAGCACTTTCCCGGCGACGAACTGACCGCCGAACTGTGGACGTCCTCCTCGCCGGTGCTGTACTACGGTCCGGAACTCGTCGCGGACCTCGGCCGGGAGCGACTTCTGGACGCACCCGGCCTCGCGAGCCGCGCAGAACCCGACGGAAACGTCGTCCTCGCGACCGCTCCGTCCGTCCACGGGTCGGACGTCCCGTTTCGGGAGTACCTCACCGACGAGTACGCGGTCGCTCCCTGCGACACCGGACGGTTGCCCGACGGCGACGTCGACGCCGACCTCCCGGACGACATCTTCGGCCTGCTGTCGCACCTCGACGGGTGGGGTGCCGAGGCCGCCTACGATTCGCTCGCAGGAGAGGGCGAGCGGGCGGTTTCGTGGCTGACGGACCGCCTCTCGGCCGACCGTCCGCGAGTCCGAGCGAGCGCGGCCGCGTCGCTCGCGCTCCTCCGCCGAGGAAAGTCGAGCGGAACCGGACACGCGTCGGTTGGCACCCGGACCGACGACAACCCGAAGTACCGAGCGGCCACCGCCGCGGCGGCGACGCTCGCCGGCGACGGCGGCGAAGCCGGTTCCACCCTGTCGACGCTCCTCTCGGACGCCGACCCGAAGGTGCGGCGGGCGGCCGCCGAATCGCTCGACGCCGACGAAGCCAACGCCCGCGCGTCGGCGCTGTTCGCGATGCTGACCGACGACTCCTCGCCCGCCGTCCGAACCGCCGCGGCGTGTGCGCTCAGGGCCGTCCCGGACGAGGAGGCGATTCGCCGTCTCGGCGTCGCCCTTCGAGACGACTCATCGCCGCTCGTCCGCGCGGCCGCCGCGGACGCGCTCGGCCGTTCGTTCTACGACCTCGACGACGGTGTCCTGGCGACCGTCGCCCGCCGAATCCTCCGGTCGGACTCGGAGCCGCGAGTTCGCGCGGCGGTCCTCTGGATGGCCCGACACGAACTTCCGCTCCCGTTCGTCCTCGACGCGCTCGAAACCGAGTCCGGAGTCGTCCGGGAGACGGCGGTCGACATCGTCGCCGAGGGCGCGGCGACGGTTCGCCGAACGCCGGACCTCCGCGGCGCCGACAACTTTCGCGAGAACGTCCGGACGCACCTCGACCGGGTCGCCGCCCTGCTCGCCGATGGCGACCCGGTCGTCCAGACGACCGCCGTGACGGCTCTCGCGGTCGCGGCGACCGACGACCCCGAGACGGTCGACCGACTGGCGACGCGACTCGCCGAATCGAGCGACCGACCGACTCGCGGTGGCCTCCGGCAGGCGCTGCGACTCGCCTCGGCCGAACGGTCGACCGGGCGGTTCGGCGACTACCTGGGACTCGGAGACGAGTGGCCGCGGGACGTCGGCTACCGGCGGCGCGCCACCACCTGTCGTCACCGGTTCCGGTGA
- a CDS encoding type 1 glutamine amidotransferase, with translation MSRLRIAFINAAHDGTDTRRNFRRELDADLVEFEATEGRLPDTVDFDGVVVSGSRSSVYWDEEWIEPTKEWVERAIDAGLPCLGVCWGHQLLADVLGGEVRDMGEYEIGYREVEHTGDSPLFEGVSRRFTVFTTHSDEVAELPPGAEEIAVNDYSNHGFRKGHVFGLQFHPEYDTDTAETVTKGKDLGDERLQRVLDGITEENFEAACEAKVVFENFCDYVREVRNDAAAEVDSASAV, from the coding sequence ATGAGTCGATTGCGAATCGCGTTCATCAACGCCGCCCACGACGGGACGGACACCCGGCGGAACTTCCGGCGGGAACTCGACGCCGACCTCGTGGAGTTCGAGGCCACCGAGGGCCGCCTGCCCGACACCGTCGACTTCGACGGCGTGGTGGTTTCCGGGTCGCGGTCGTCGGTGTACTGGGACGAGGAGTGGATCGAACCCACGAAGGAGTGGGTCGAGCGAGCCATCGACGCGGGTCTGCCCTGCCTCGGCGTCTGCTGGGGCCACCAACTGCTCGCCGACGTACTCGGCGGCGAGGTCCGGGACATGGGCGAGTACGAGATCGGCTACCGCGAGGTCGAACACACCGGCGACTCGCCGCTGTTCGAGGGCGTCAGCCGGCGGTTCACCGTCTTCACCACCCACTCCGACGAGGTGGCCGAACTCCCGCCCGGCGCCGAGGAGATCGCCGTCAACGACTACTCGAACCACGGCTTCCGCAAGGGCCACGTCTTCGGCCTGCAGTTCCACCCCGAGTACGACACCGACACCGCCGAGACGGTGACGAAGGGCAAGGACCTCGGCGACGAGCGCCTCCAGCGCGTCCTCGACGGCATCACCGAGGAGAACTTCGAGGCCGCCTGCGAAGCAAAGGTCGTCTTCGAGAACTTCTGCGACTACGTCCGCGAGGTCCGCAACGACGCTGCCGCCGAGGTCGACTCGGCCTCGGCGGTGTAG
- a CDS encoding DUF7344 domain-containing protein — translation MKDEISNGQRGNAGTETTATPREPDLNVPPLSQDNVFDALSSRRSRYVLVHLREEDGAVSLDELADVVAAWETGKAIDLVSEEHRERVFTSLAHSQLPKLSMMGLVKYDEQDLLVDRGPHAEQADAYLDIAVERDDNVER, via the coding sequence ATGAAAGACGAGATTTCCAACGGCCAGCGCGGAAACGCGGGCACCGAGACGACCGCCACGCCCCGCGAACCGGACCTGAACGTACCCCCGCTGTCGCAGGACAACGTGTTCGACGCGCTGTCCTCGCGCCGGAGTCGGTACGTACTGGTCCACCTCCGCGAGGAGGACGGGGCGGTATCGCTCGACGAACTGGCCGACGTGGTGGCGGCGTGGGAGACCGGCAAGGCCATCGACCTAGTTTCCGAGGAGCACCGCGAACGGGTGTTCACGTCGCTCGCCCACTCGCAGTTGCCCAAGCTGTCGATGATGGGACTGGTCAAGTACGACGAGCAGGACCTGCTGGTCGACCGCGGCCCGCACGCCGAACAGGCCGACGCGTACCTCGACATCGCGGTCGAGCGAGACGACAACGTCGAGCGGTAG
- a CDS encoding acyl-CoA dehydrogenase family protein, with amino-acid sequence MLDYVSLEEDLDEEERMIRDTARRFVEEQVEPDIGDHFEDGTFPTDLIPEMGELGFYAPNLEGYGSPNVSEKAYGLLMQELEAGDSGIRSMASVQGALVMYPIRAYGSEEQKERWLPGLGEGELVGCFGLTEPEHGSNPSGMETYAEKEGDEYVLNGSKTWITNSPISDVAVVWARDRSAEENPVRGFLVETDTDGVTTNKIDEKLSMRASVTGEIGLNNVYVHEEDVLPGVEGMKGPLSCLTQARYGIAWGAVGAARDCFETARDYATERDQFGGPIARFQIQQQKLAEMATEITTAQLLAHRLADLKERGDLRPQHVSMAKRNNVRMARDQAKVAREMLGGNGITTDYSPMRHMANMETVYTYEGTHDIHTLILGQDLTGIAAFE; translated from the coding sequence ATGCTCGATTACGTCTCGCTGGAGGAGGACCTCGACGAGGAAGAGCGGATGATTCGAGACACCGCTCGCCGGTTCGTCGAGGAGCAGGTCGAACCCGACATCGGCGACCACTTCGAGGACGGCACCTTTCCCACCGACCTCATCCCCGAGATGGGCGAACTCGGCTTCTACGCGCCCAACCTGGAGGGGTACGGCTCGCCGAACGTGAGCGAGAAGGCCTACGGGCTGTTGATGCAGGAACTGGAGGCCGGCGACTCGGGCATCCGCTCGATGGCGAGCGTCCAGGGCGCGCTCGTGATGTACCCCATCCGCGCTTACGGTTCCGAGGAGCAGAAAGAGCGCTGGCTACCCGGCCTCGGCGAGGGCGAACTCGTGGGCTGTTTCGGCCTCACCGAACCCGAGCACGGCTCGAACCCCTCCGGGATGGAAACCTACGCCGAGAAGGAGGGCGACGAGTACGTCCTCAACGGCTCGAAGACGTGGATCACCAACTCCCCCATCTCGGACGTGGCGGTCGTGTGGGCCCGCGACCGCTCGGCCGAGGAGAACCCGGTCCGGGGCTTCCTCGTCGAGACGGACACGGACGGCGTGACGACGAACAAGATAGACGAGAAGCTCTCGATGCGCGCCTCCGTGACGGGCGAAATCGGCCTGAACAACGTCTACGTCCACGAAGAGGACGTTCTGCCGGGCGTCGAGGGGATGAAGGGCCCGCTGTCGTGTCTCACCCAGGCGCGCTACGGTATCGCGTGGGGCGCGGTCGGAGCGGCGCGGGACTGCTTCGAGACGGCCCGCGACTACGCCACCGAGCGCGACCAGTTCGGCGGCCCCATCGCGCGCTTCCAGATCCAGCAGCAGAAACTCGCCGAGATGGCCACCGAAATCACGACCGCCCAACTGCTGGCCCACCGACTCGCCGACCTCAAAGAGCGGGGCGACCTGCGACCCCAGCACGTCTCGATGGCCAAGCGCAACAACGTCCGGATGGCTCGCGACCAGGCGAAGGTCGCCCGCGAGATGCTCGGGGGCAACGGCATCACCACCGACTACTCGCCGATGCGCCACATGGCGAACATGGAGACGGTGTACACCTACGAGGGCACCCACGACATCCACACGCTGATTCTGGGCCAGGATTTGACGGGGATTGCGGCGTTCGAGTAA
- a CDS encoding DUF6176 family protein, with amino-acid sequence MTDVVLTKQKVEPGKEERLREWMAEVRSREDEALETLAQEGMHTESAFLEHTDDGTYLVYFMEADDMDAVYDAYQNSDHDIDHEHQSVMAETLADFENVGDYEPLYHLVNHERPGTPTE; translated from the coding sequence ATGACCGACGTCGTTCTCACGAAACAGAAGGTCGAACCGGGGAAGGAAGAGCGCCTGCGCGAGTGGATGGCCGAGGTTCGCTCGCGTGAGGACGAAGCCCTCGAAACGCTCGCGCAGGAAGGGATGCACACCGAATCGGCGTTCCTCGAACACACCGACGACGGCACGTATCTCGTCTACTTCATGGAAGCCGACGACATGGACGCCGTCTACGATGCCTACCAGAACTCGGATCACGACATCGACCACGAACACCAGTCCGTGATGGCGGAGACGCTCGCCGATTTCGAGAACGTCGGCGACTACGAACCGCTCTATCACCTCGTAAATCACGAACGGCCGGGGACGCCGACGGAGTGA
- a CDS encoding aminoglycoside phosphotransferase family protein translates to MTTANRDVHGALASISDEYEVVRRLHAVPPHAVYEVTIDGTRAVCKVARGQRADPAAEARVIARIGRTTSVPVPEVLAVGEDWFVAEWRDGLPGEATADAERARVMGAGLATLHAETAGSFAATGFPRDAGDALAVDARDSWHETVCDLLADRRDYLAAFGYSEVADAALTFVRERPDLLDGAGDPVLTHGNYLPEHVAAEDGEVTCVVDWEHALVAPGEYDYWRTALPLQSEAEPTERDAVLAAFREGYESVRPLPEGFERRGEIYRLINAVSYLKALHLQRQQTGQEKARTAAAFREYVYDTV, encoded by the coding sequence ATGACGACAGCAAATCGAGACGTTCACGGCGCGCTCGCATCGATTTCGGACGAATACGAGGTGGTCCGACGACTCCACGCCGTTCCGCCTCACGCAGTCTACGAGGTGACGATAGACGGGACGCGCGCGGTCTGTAAGGTCGCCCGGGGTCAGCGGGCCGACCCCGCCGCGGAGGCCCGCGTAATCGCTCGGATCGGGCGGACGACCTCGGTTCCCGTCCCCGAAGTCCTCGCGGTCGGAGAGGACTGGTTCGTCGCGGAGTGGCGTGACGGGCTACCTGGAGAAGCGACCGCCGACGCAGAACGCGCCCGGGTGATGGGCGCAGGACTGGCGACGCTGCACGCGGAAACCGCAGGGTCGTTCGCGGCGACCGGATTTCCGCGGGACGCGGGGGACGCGCTCGCGGTCGACGCTCGCGACTCGTGGCACGAAACCGTCTGCGACTTGCTCGCCGACCGGCGGGACTACCTCGCGGCGTTCGGCTATTCGGAGGTCGCCGACGCCGCGCTGACGTTCGTGCGCGAGCGCCCCGACCTGCTGGACGGAGCCGGCGACCCCGTACTCACTCACGGCAACTACCTTCCCGAGCACGTCGCCGCGGAGGACGGCGAAGTCACCTGCGTCGTCGACTGGGAACACGCGCTGGTCGCCCCCGGGGAGTACGACTACTGGCGGACGGCACTCCCCCTGCAGAGCGAGGCCGAACCGACCGAACGCGACGCCGTCCTCGCAGCGTTCCGCGAGGGATACGAGTCGGTTCGGCCCCTCCCAGAAGGGTTCGAGCGCCGCGGCGAAATCTATCGGCTAATCAACGCGGTGTCGTATCTGAAGGCGCTCCACCTCCAGCGCCAACAAACCGGGCAGGAGAAGGCCCGCACTGCGGCCGCATTCCGGGAGTACGTGTACGACACCGTCTGA
- a CDS encoding MOSC domain-containing protein, with protein sequence MNGTGRVEAIHLAPESGAETEPTDSVEAVAGEGLRGDRKFGGDSFDLTLIEAEAVEAAEAEAGVEMGDGRHRRQITTRDAALNHLVGERFRVGEVVCEGVELCEPCGHLESLTEDGAVSALLHRGGLCADVVESGDVSVGDELEVL encoded by the coding sequence ATGAACGGAACCGGACGCGTCGAGGCCATCCACCTCGCGCCCGAATCCGGCGCGGAAACCGAACCGACGGACTCCGTCGAGGCGGTCGCCGGCGAGGGACTGCGCGGCGACCGCAAGTTCGGCGGCGACAGCTTCGACCTGACGCTCATCGAGGCCGAGGCGGTAGAGGCCGCCGAGGCCGAGGCGGGCGTCGAGATGGGCGACGGCCGCCACCGCCGCCAGATAACCACCAGGGACGCCGCGCTGAACCACCTCGTCGGCGAGCGGTTCCGCGTCGGCGAGGTCGTCTGCGAGGGCGTCGAACTCTGCGAACCCTGCGGCCACCTCGAATCGCTCACCGAGGACGGCGCGGTGTCGGCACTGCTGCACCGCGGCGGCCTCTGCGCCGACGTGGTGGAGTCGGGCGACGTCTCGGTCGGCGACGAACTCGAAGTGCTGTAA
- a CDS encoding CPBP family intramembrane glutamic endopeptidase: protein MGSIARRLAAVIVAVALVVTASIVGGVFLLVGLGATVAVLDLAGSVAAVIALSEFGFVVTGVAFLLVTGRGLAYLDVRAPTKRDLAWAAVGTLVLLGIRAVGGFLLGAAGVSLGGRGLGGLADRGLLEALLVLVPLSVLVVGPAEELLFRNVIQKYLAESFSRRGAILVASVLFAVVHLPNALIAGLDAAGAAGVLALLFCISVALGAMYDWTGNLFAPVVAHGLYDAVLFAAAYLSLVGGRLA from the coding sequence ATGGGTTCTATCGCGCGACGCCTCGCCGCCGTCATCGTCGCCGTCGCCCTCGTCGTCACGGCGAGCATCGTCGGCGGGGTCTTCCTCCTCGTCGGTCTCGGCGCGACCGTCGCCGTCCTCGACCTCGCGGGGAGCGTCGCGGCGGTCATCGCGCTCTCGGAGTTCGGGTTCGTCGTGACGGGCGTCGCCTTCCTGCTCGTGACCGGTCGCGGGTTGGCGTACCTCGACGTGCGGGCGCCGACCAAGCGCGACCTCGCGTGGGCGGCGGTCGGGACGCTCGTCCTGCTGGGGATTCGGGCGGTCGGCGGGTTCCTGCTGGGCGCGGCCGGCGTCTCGCTCGGCGGGCGAGGCCTCGGCGGCCTGGCCGACCGCGGCCTGCTGGAGGCGCTCCTCGTGCTCGTCCCCCTGTCGGTGCTGGTCGTCGGTCCCGCCGAGGAACTGCTGTTCCGCAACGTGATACAGAAGTACCTCGCCGAGTCGTTCTCGCGCCGGGGCGCGATACTGGTCGCCAGCGTGCTGTTCGCGGTCGTCCACCTGCCGAACGCGCTCATCGCCGGACTCGACGCGGCGGGAGCGGCGGGCGTGCTCGCGCTGTTGTTCTGCATCTCGGTCGCGCTCGGCGCGATGTACGACTGGACGGGCAACCTGTTCGCGCCGGTGGTCGCCCACGGCCTGTACGACGCGGTCCTGTTCGCCGCGGCGTACCTCTCGCTGGTGGGCGGGCGACTCGCCTGA
- a CDS encoding ferredoxin--NADP reductase, with product MGRERITQREAAETLPLITEGTEVVDVEAMDHNRRDEIETEVRETLRRHDAEELLAQAETANDEDVDWERFREAWDEGDPPGALEKKFSTLRQRSRRAYPSLLKIRFDEDETDIDFAPGQYVTVRYGGVPRPYSIASSPNDDALEICVRRVPGGKLTTQLCSEAEVGDDVTLRGPNGEFTLQEPSGRDVVFLATGTGVAPFRSMIEYTFEEGRDEFGGEQRDVWLFLGTGWRDDLAYREEFRALDDKHDNFHFVPTLSREEYLTDWAGETAYVQQTLLKYVVDDALADVDLTDAMERIAGEEPNYDIDARIDPANAEVYACGTNVMVEGLTAVVRRLGVPDDYLESEGFG from the coding sequence ATGGGGCGGGAGCGAATCACCCAACGAGAGGCGGCCGAGACGCTACCGCTGATAACCGAGGGCACGGAGGTCGTCGACGTTGAGGCGATGGACCACAACCGGCGCGACGAGATCGAGACCGAGGTCCGCGAAACCCTCCGGCGACACGACGCCGAGGAACTGCTGGCCCAGGCCGAAACCGCCAACGACGAGGACGTCGACTGGGAGCGGTTCCGCGAGGCGTGGGACGAGGGCGACCCGCCGGGCGCGCTCGAAAAGAAGTTCTCGACGCTCCGCCAGCGGAGCCGACGGGCCTACCCGTCGCTGCTGAAGATCCGCTTCGACGAGGACGAGACCGACATCGACTTCGCGCCCGGCCAGTACGTCACGGTCCGGTACGGCGGCGTGCCGCGGCCCTACTCCATCGCCTCGTCGCCGAACGACGACGCGCTCGAAATCTGCGTCCGGCGCGTCCCCGGCGGCAAACTCACGACGCAACTCTGTAGCGAGGCGGAGGTGGGCGACGACGTGACCCTGCGGGGTCCGAACGGGGAGTTCACGCTCCAGGAACCCTCCGGCCGAGACGTGGTGTTCCTCGCCACCGGAACCGGCGTCGCGCCGTTCCGGAGCATGATCGAGTACACCTTCGAGGAGGGCCGCGACGAGTTCGGCGGCGAACAGCGCGACGTCTGGCTGTTCCTCGGCACCGGGTGGCGGGACGACTTGGCGTACCGCGAGGAGTTCCGAGCGCTCGACGACAAACACGACAACTTCCACTTCGTGCCCACGCTCTCCCGGGAGGAGTACCTCACCGACTGGGCGGGCGAAACCGCCTACGTCCAGCAGACGCTGCTGAAGTACGTCGTCGACGACGCGCTGGCCGACGTCGACCTCACCGACGCGATGGAGCGCATCGCCGGCGAGGAACCGAACTACGACATCGACGCCCGCATCGACCCCGCGAACGCCGAGGTGTACGCATGCGGGACCAACGTGATGGTCGAGGGGCTGACCGCCGTCGTCCGGCGACTCGGCGTGCCCGACGACTACCTGGAGAGCGAAGGGTTCGGATAG
- a CDS encoding aldo/keto reductase translates to MTTIPSPGLGTSGNDDPDRCTETVRTALELGYRHLDTAQMYDNEAAVGAGIRESDVDREAVFLATKVHPDNLAPEDVRATAAESLDRLGVESVDLLYVHWPTGAYDPEETLPAFDRLREEGTTRNVAVSNFTPDLLDEAREILDAPVVANQVECHPLLPQDDLLAHCREHDVTLVAYAPLMRGEAGNVPELVDIAEAHDTTPEAVSLAWLNDREGVVPIPKATGEDHLRANLDAPTLTAEERERIDAIDRRERLVDPDAAAWNR, encoded by the coding sequence GTGACGACGATTCCCAGCCCCGGCCTCGGCACCTCGGGCAACGACGACCCCGACCGGTGCACCGAGACCGTCCGGACCGCGCTCGAACTCGGCTATCGACACCTCGACACCGCCCAGATGTACGACAACGAGGCGGCCGTCGGCGCCGGAATCCGCGAGAGTGACGTCGACCGCGAGGCGGTGTTCCTCGCCACGAAGGTCCACCCGGACAATCTCGCCCCCGAGGACGTGCGCGCGACCGCCGCGGAGAGTCTCGACCGACTCGGCGTCGAGTCGGTCGACCTGCTGTACGTCCACTGGCCGACGGGCGCCTACGACCCCGAGGAGACGCTTCCGGCGTTCGACCGCCTCCGCGAGGAGGGGACGACCCGAAACGTCGCGGTCAGTAACTTCACGCCCGACCTGCTCGACGAGGCCCGCGAGATTCTGGACGCGCCGGTCGTCGCCAACCAGGTCGAGTGCCATCCCCTGCTCCCGCAGGACGACCTGCTGGCTCACTGCCGGGAACACGACGTGACGCTGGTCGCCTACGCCCCGCTGATGCGCGGCGAAGCGGGCAACGTGCCCGAACTAGTCGACATCGCCGAAGCGCACGACACGACCCCCGAAGCGGTCAGCCTCGCCTGGCTGAACGACCGGGAGGGCGTCGTTCCGATTCCGAAGGCCACCGGCGAGGACCACCTCCGGGCGAACCTCGACGCGCCGACCCTCACCGCCGAGGAGCGCGAGCGAATCGACGCGATAGACCGCCGCGAGCGACTCGTCGACCCCGACGCGGCGGCGTGGAATCGCTGA
- a CDS encoding MFS transporter gives MRARLADRLPSSTIAKYYCYQATVSFGFFSPIFTLFLLDRGLDYTAISTLSMLYAVVTVVGEVPTGYVGDRIGRRNSLLASSAFMTLSILGFVVVESFLGLAVLYVLWALMMVFKSGTGDAWLYDTLEAELDGDRFARVRGRGGSVNRAVTVVAMLAGGVLYSVDHALPFLASGVLNGAGVVVLLTLPENRQYVGGNAESDGNDGSDESFTVFDALPVIRRRFSRPPLRSFVAYAALFFGVATVANMYVQPVTTRSLGFPEASLGVLYAAFTAVAAVASYCAGPVGDRFGVRGTLLVAPVLLGLFLLAPLAWPLLAFPAFFAVRGSNALLAPLVSQYVNDRVESVGRATVLSAASMAYALAKLPFYLLAGTVADAISPLVAVGVLGAALVVGVAAVRVVSSSFGASGADVGDDTAGDAPGEDAASR, from the coding sequence GTGCGCGCCCGTCTCGCCGACCGCCTGCCGTCGTCGACCATCGCCAAGTACTACTGTTACCAGGCGACGGTTTCGTTCGGCTTCTTCTCGCCGATATTCACGCTCTTCCTGCTCGACCGGGGGCTCGACTACACCGCCATCTCGACGCTCTCGATGCTCTACGCCGTGGTCACGGTGGTCGGCGAGGTGCCGACCGGCTACGTCGGCGACCGCATCGGCCGGCGCAACAGCCTGCTCGCGAGTTCGGCGTTCATGACCCTCTCGATTCTGGGCTTCGTCGTCGTCGAGTCGTTCCTCGGACTGGCGGTCCTCTACGTCCTCTGGGCACTCATGATGGTGTTCAAGTCCGGAACGGGCGACGCCTGGCTCTACGACACCCTCGAAGCGGAACTCGACGGCGACCGCTTCGCCCGGGTCCGCGGCCGCGGCGGGTCGGTCAACCGCGCGGTGACCGTCGTCGCGATGCTCGCGGGCGGCGTTCTCTACAGCGTCGACCACGCGCTACCGTTTCTTGCCTCCGGCGTGCTCAACGGCGCGGGCGTCGTCGTCCTGTTGACGCTCCCGGAGAACCGCCAGTACGTCGGCGGAAATGCCGAGAGCGACGGAAACGACGGAAGCGACGAATCGTTCACGGTGTTCGACGCCCTGCCCGTCATCCGGCGGCGGTTCTCGCGGCCGCCGCTCCGGTCGTTCGTCGCCTACGCCGCGCTCTTCTTCGGCGTCGCGACCGTGGCGAACATGTACGTTCAGCCGGTCACCACGCGGTCGCTGGGGTTCCCCGAGGCGTCGTTGGGCGTGCTGTACGCGGCGTTCACGGCCGTGGCGGCGGTCGCGAGCTACTGCGCCGGGCCGGTCGGCGACCGCTTCGGCGTTCGCGGGACGCTCCTCGTCGCGCCGGTGCTCCTCGGTCTGTTCCTGCTCGCACCGCTTGCGTGGCCGCTACTGGCCTTCCCCGCCTTCTTCGCCGTGCGCGGGTCGAACGCGCTCCTCGCGCCGCTGGTTTCCCAGTACGTCAACGACCGCGTCGAGTCGGTCGGCCGGGCGACCGTCCTGAGCGCGGCGTCGATGGCGTACGCGCTGGCGAAACTCCCGTTCTACCTGCTCGCGGGGACGGTCGCCGACGCGATTTCGCCGCTGGTCGCGGTCGGCGTTCTGGGGGCCGCGCTGGTCGTCGGGGTCGCGGCGGTCCGGGTCGTCTCGTCGTCGTTCGGCGCGAGCGGGGCGGACGTGGGCGACGACACGGCCGGCGACGCGCCCGGCGAGGACGCCGCCTCGCGGTGA
- a CDS encoding cupin domain-containing protein encodes MERVTIDDVASWMGPADVKRPLTDALGATDVAINYFELAPGDSFSFGYHAHGDQEEIFYVQSGTVTFETESGEAEVESGEVVRFAPGEYQRGTNEGDERVVALALGAPRGTDDLDMVRDCPDCDERTSNDIRAIDDRDALVTVCEECGAETGRFE; translated from the coding sequence ATGGAGCGAGTCACCATCGACGACGTGGCGTCCTGGATGGGACCGGCGGACGTGAAGCGACCGCTGACCGACGCCCTCGGCGCGACCGACGTGGCGATAAATTACTTCGAACTGGCGCCGGGCGACAGTTTCTCCTTCGGCTATCACGCCCACGGCGACCAGGAGGAGATCTTCTACGTCCAGTCGGGGACGGTGACCTTCGAGACGGAGTCGGGCGAGGCGGAAGTCGAGTCCGGCGAGGTCGTTCGGTTCGCCCCCGGCGAGTACCAGCGGGGGACCAACGAGGGCGACGAGCGCGTCGTCGCCCTCGCGCTCGGCGCACCTCGGGGGACCGACGACCTCGACATGGTCCGTGACTGTCCGGACTGCGACGAGCGCACGTCGAACGACATCCGGGCGATCGACGACCGGGACGCCCTCGTGACGGTCTGCGAGGAGTGCGGCGCGGAAACCGGCCGGTTCGAGTAG
- a CDS encoding 4Fe-4S dicluster domain-containing protein has protein sequence MAIDPQFHENREKVDTHEGHDVWGPVDEPEKLGIHGTHVAVDFDLCIADGACLEDCPVDVFEWVDTPDHPESEKKADPANEAQCIDCMLCVDVCPVDAIDVDAGRA, from the coding sequence ATGGCTATTGATCCGCAATTCCACGAAAACCGCGAGAAGGTCGACACGCACGAGGGCCACGACGTGTGGGGTCCCGTCGACGAACCAGAGAAACTCGGCATCCACGGCACCCACGTCGCCGTCGACTTCGACCTCTGCATCGCCGACGGCGCGTGTCTCGAGGACTGCCCGGTCGACGTGTTCGAGTGGGTCGACACGCCCGACCACCCCGAGAGCGAGAAGAAGGCGGATCCGGCCAACGAGGCCCAGTGCATCGATTGCATGCTCTGCGTCGACGTCTGTCCGGTGGACGCCATCGACGTGGACGCGGGCCGAGCCTAA